From the Manis javanica isolate MJ-LG chromosome 13, MJ_LKY, whole genome shotgun sequence genome, one window contains:
- the AKIRIN2 gene encoding akirin-2, with product MACGATLKRTLEFDPLLSPASPKRRRCAPLSAPTSAAASPSSAAAATAASFSAATASPQKYLRMEPSPFGDVSSRLTTEQILYNIKQEYKRMQKRRHLETSFQQSDPCCTSDTQSHAFLLSGPASPGTSSATSSPLKKEQPLFTLRQVGMICERLLKEREEKVREEYEEILNTKLAEQYDAFVKFTHDQIMRRYGEQPASYVS from the exons ATGGCGTGCGGAGCCACTCTGAAAAGGACTCTGGAATTCGACCCGCTGCTGAGCCCTGCGTCCCCGAAGCGCAGGCGATGTGCGCCATTGTCGGCGCCCACCTCAGCGGCCGCCTCTCCGTCGTCAGCGGCCGCGGCCACCGCCGCCTCCTTCTCGGCCGCCACCGCCTCGCCGCAGAAGTATCTCCGCATGGAGCCGTCTCCCTTCGGCGACGTCTCCTCCCGCCTCACCACAG aacAAATTCTGTACAACATAAAACAAGAGTATAAACGCATGCAGAAGAGAAGACATTTAGAAACTTCTTTTCAACAGTCAGATCCGTGTTGTACTTCTGATACACAGTCACATGCATTTCTCCTCAGTGGACCAGCTTCACCAG GGACTTCATCTGCAACATCctcaccattaaaaaaagaacagcccTTATTCACTCTACGGCAAGTTGGGATGATTTGTGAACGTTTGTTGAAAGAACGTGAAGAGAAAGTTCGAGaagaatatgaagaaatattGAACACAAAACTTGCAG AACAATATGATGCATTTGTGAAGTTTACGCATGATCAAATAATGCGACGATATGGAGAACAGCCTGCTAGTt ATGTTTCATGA